A stretch of the Planococcus lenghuensis genome encodes the following:
- a CDS encoding YjcQ family protein — translation MNKKKLRYAILKEIEQGNNGLTEEKLKIRQNEFDETIRFLDRENYLIGITYADDRPIISRVVLTEKGEAYLEQNSALGRAYKGLKEIRDWIR, via the coding sequence ATGAATAAAAAGAAATTAAGATATGCCATCTTAAAAGAGATAGAGCAGGGCAACAATGGGTTAACGGAAGAGAAGCTGAAAATCAGACAAAATGAATTTGATGAAACGATTCGATTCCTGGACAGAGAGAACTACTTGATCGGAATCACTTACGCTGATGATCGACCGATAATAAGCCGAGTTGTTCTCACGGAAAAAGGAGAAGCGTATCTGGAGCAAAATAGTGCGCTGGGCAGAGCTTATAAAGGATTGAAGGAAATCAGAGACTGGATCAGATAA
- a CDS encoding nucleotidyltransferase family protein, giving the protein MMEILKTVQTLNLPDWWVCAGFVRSKIWDTLHEFEERTHLPDIDVFYFDDRNTDEEDEKRLERELKITFPDVPWSVKNEARMHIRNNLSPYASSKDAMAKFPETVTALGVKLDGHSDLMLFVPYGVEDVLNLEVRPTPYYLEGEDRLEIYRNRVASKNWQQIWHKVKVLYPQITGDKNVIQRKNLP; this is encoded by the coding sequence ATGATGGAGATTCTAAAAACAGTACAAACGTTAAATCTTCCGGATTGGTGGGTGTGTGCAGGATTTGTCAGGTCAAAGATTTGGGACACGCTGCACGAATTCGAAGAGCGAACCCACCTTCCGGATATTGACGTCTTTTATTTTGATGACAGGAATACCGACGAGGAAGATGAGAAGAGACTCGAAAGGGAATTGAAGATCACTTTTCCGGATGTCCCGTGGTCAGTGAAGAATGAAGCGAGAATGCATATCCGGAATAACTTGTCACCCTATGCTTCTTCCAAGGATGCGATGGCTAAGTTTCCGGAGACCGTTACTGCCTTGGGAGTGAAACTAGATGGTCACAGTGACTTGATGCTGTTTGTTCCGTATGGTGTGGAGGATGTTCTCAATCTTGAAGTACGGCCTACGCCATATTATTTGGAAGGTGAAGATAGACTTGAAATCTATAGAAATCGCGTAGCTTCGAAGAATTGGCAGCAAATATGGCACAAAGTGAAAGTTCTGTATCCGCAGATAACAGGGGACAAGAACGTGATACAGAGAAAGAATCTTCCATGA
- a CDS encoding GrpB family protein: protein MSNGIVITDYDPVWAEEFKGIKAVLKEELAGLAVSIEHIGSTSVEGLSAKPIIDIDVVIKNRNSLPQIVKQLEKLGYVHEGNLGIEDREAFARADGCVPWSDRSVLWMQHHLYVCPEDSKELKRHLALRNFLRENPETAKDYGALKRQLAETAEDRSAYTEAKSEFINGILKSFL from the coding sequence ATGAGTAACGGCATTGTTATTACTGACTACGATCCTGTCTGGGCAGAGGAGTTCAAGGGAATAAAGGCGGTATTGAAAGAAGAACTGGCTGGCTTAGCGGTATCGATTGAGCATATCGGAAGCACTTCAGTTGAGGGGCTAAGCGCAAAACCAATTATCGATATTGATGTCGTTATTAAAAACAGGAATTCACTGCCGCAAATAGTCAAGCAGTTAGAGAAACTGGGATATGTTCATGAAGGGAATTTAGGGATAGAGGATAGGGAAGCGTTCGCTAGAGCTGATGGATGTGTGCCTTGGTCTGACAGGTCGGTCTTATGGATGCAGCACCATTTATATGTCTGCCCAGAAGACAGTAAGGAGCTCAAAAGGCATTTAGCATTGAGGAATTTTCTGCGAGAAAACCCTGAGACAGCAAAAGATTACGGAGCACTAAAAAGACAGCTGGCAGAAACAGCTGAAGACCGAAGCGCTTATACGGAAGCAAAAAGCGAGTTCATTAATGGTATTTTAAAATCCTTTTTGTAG